From Nicotiana tabacum cultivar K326 chromosome 22, ASM71507v2, whole genome shotgun sequence, one genomic window encodes:
- the LOC107770757 gene encoding large ribosomal subunit protein eL30, translated as MVAAKKTKKTHESINNRLALVMKSGKYTLGYKTVLKTLRNSKGKLVIIANNCPPLRKSEIEYYAMLAKIGVHHYNGNNVDLGTACGKYFRVCCLSIIDPGDSDIIKSMPGDQ; from the exons ATGGTTGCTGCAAAGAAAACC AAGAAGACTCATGAAAGCATTAACAACAGGCTGGCTCTGGTAATGAAGAGCGGCAAATACACATTGGGATACAAGACTGTTCTCAAAACTCTTAGAAACTCCAAAG GCAAACTAGTCATCATTGCCAACAACTGCCCTCCTCTCAGGAAGTCTGAGATAGAGTACTATGCAATGTTGGCAAAGATTGGAGTCCACCACTACAATGGAA ACAACGTAGATTTGGGGACTGCATGTGGTAAGTATTTCAGAGTCTGTTGCCTCAGCATCATTGATCCAG GTGATTCTGATATCATTAAGAGCATGCCTGGTGACCAGTGA